Proteins encoded within one genomic window of Candidatus Methylomirabilis tolerans:
- a CDS encoding cupin domain-containing protein, whose protein sequence is MALTVGIALGVIGTQALNAQQAPMKRTVLIKTDLAGIEGKEAVLALVEFAPGATIEPHYHPGEELAYLLEGTISFEAKGKPPVTFKPGDTFHQPPKQVHSVKNFSSTAPAKALAFTISEKGQPLTVPVK, encoded by the coding sequence TTGGCTTTGACGGTTGGAATCGCGCTGGGAGTGATCGGGACTCAGGCTTTGAATGCTCAGCAGGCACCGATGAAACGGACCGTGCTCATCAAGACGGATCTGGCAGGAATTGAAGGGAAAGAGGCTGTGCTGGCCTTGGTGGAGTTTGCACCTGGAGCGACCATCGAGCCCCACTATCACCCTGGAGAAGAGCTGGCCTACCTCCTTGAAGGCACGATTAGCTTCGAAGCCAAGGGAAAGCCGCCCGTCACTTTCAAGCCCGGCGATACGTTCCATCAGCCACCGAAACAGGTGCATAGTGTGAAGAACTTCAGTTCGACGGCTCCAGCCAAGGCCTTGGCGTTCACCATTTCGGAGAAGGGCCAGCCGCTTACCGTCCCTGTGAAGTAG